The Phaseolus vulgaris cultivar G19833 chromosome 10, P. vulgaris v2.0, whole genome shotgun sequence DNA window GGCATCACGGTGGGATACATATCTTTTAATGAATGATGATCAGATCCACTGGTTCTCCATCATTAACTCTCTGATGATTGTTCTTTTCTTGTCTGGAATGGTAGCAATGATCATGATGAGAACTCTTTACAGAGATATTGCTAACTATAATCAGCTAGAAACCCAAGATGAGGCCCAAGAAGAAACTGGGTGGAAACTTGTTCATGGAGATGTTTTCAGGCCACCAGTCAATTCGAATTTGCTTTGTGTTTATGTTGGTACTGGTGTTCAGATCTTTGCAATGACAGTTGTGACAATGGTATTTGCTTTGCTAGGGTTTTTGTCTCCATCTAACCGGGGAGGTCTCATGACTGCGATGGTTCTGTTGTGGGTTTTTATGGGCTTGTTTGCGGGGTATTCCTCAGCACGTTTGTACAAGATGTTCAAGGGCACAGAATGGAAAAGGAATACCTTGAAAACTGCGTTTATGTTTCCGGGCATTCTTTTTGCTGTCTTCTTTGTACTTAATGCTTTAATCTGGGGGGAGCAGTCCTCCGGAGCAGTCCCTTTTGGAACAATGTTTGCTCTAGTCTGCTTATGGTTTGGTATATCAGTACCCTTGGTCTTTGTGGGAAGTTACTTGGGTTTTAAAAAGCCAACTATTGAAGACCCAGTGAAGACTAATAAAATTCCTAGGCAGGTACCTGAGCAGGCATGGTATATGAAACCTGTCTTCTCAATTCTTATTGGAGGCATTCTTCCATTTGGTGCAGTGTTTATCGAGCTCTTCTTTATCCTCACATCAATATGGCTGAACCAGTTCTATTACATCTTTGGCTTCCTTTTCATAGTGTTCGTGATCCTATTAATCACCTGTGCCGAGATTACCATTGTGCTTTGCTACTTCCAATTGTGCAGTGAGGATTATAATTGGTGGTGGAGATCGTACCTCACTGCTGGGTCCTCTGCTTTGTACCTTTTCCTCTACTCAATTTTCTACTTCTTTACAAAGTTGGAGATTTCAAAGCTGGTCTCGGGCATCCTTTACTTTGGATATATGATAATAGTTTCATACGCCTTCTTTGTGTTGACCGGAACTATTGGGTTCTATGCTTGCTTCTGGTTTGTTCGCAAGATTTACTCTTCGGTGAAGATTGACTGATTTCAGGCATCATATAGTGGATGATTACAACGGGAACCCGGAATCTGAGAGGCTTTAACAATTAGAGGAATCAAAGCAAATGCTGCCGGGAAGCTACCTTTTCCCCCCACTCCACCCTTGAAAGCCCTTTTTGTTTATTGTTAGAGTAGCAGATGGATTGTTTAATTTGTTACACTGTTTTCAAATGTTATTGTGGTAGTTTCTCAAGTAATAATATGTCTGCATATTTCAACATGGCACAACCAAGAGATGAAACTATTGAATCAGCAATTCATCTTCAGGTAATGTTTGTCATGAGGATGTTTGACAGgttaaaatagtatatattaaaatatataaaattgttattaCATGCAATCTCCATACctgaaataattataaatagaCATATTATATGTTCAAAATCCCCCCAAAAAAAACCCAAAATTTCGGTTCACATGAAAACTCAGTCACAATCGTTTTCTAATATTTACAATCTAAAACATATTTAGACCAATTCCTTGTGGACTGAGtcagttttataaaattgtcaGATGTGTCTTAGTTGGGAAAATTTACAAATTTGGGGTAATTTTTTCTCCTTTACAAAAATGggcaaattttaaaaagttacaAAAATAGATAAATCGTATTAAGAAACGATTTTAATTTGAAGAATACACACTGTTTGAAcgaattattttttcaaattagaaATCAGctttaacttttaattaattaatttattttaaatgaagtcatttttttttgtttattaatttattttggtttttcaattttattatattattattaaatatttgcttaaattataataatacgttaattaattacttaaactaactacatatttatttaaattaaaataataaattatatttaattactaATAACTAAATgcataatttcataatttactTACTTAAACTaactaaatatttgtttaaattataataataaactatctaaattatattcaattacaaataattaaatatacaattctaaaaataaataacataaaaaagttCGACATGTACTTGCTTCTTTAGTTTAATTTGAATACCATTATTATTATACATTTGgtgagattttattttttttatagacaaattatcattattatttaaataaatatttagttaatttaaattattaattttaaaaaaaataaaaattagaattcGTCTTTTAGAACGTGATTTCTAACTtcgaattttttttatgaacaacttatttatttttgtaaaaatgagaaaaaattaCCAAAATTTGTAAAATTCCCTCAAAGTTGATCGAACTGAATTCTCCGAATAGAGGTCCTAAAATGACTAAGTGAATTTGGCTTTATCTGATGGATGAAATAAATTACACTGAATTATTAACGGTATATCCTTTTCTGTATTCTATTAAAATCTTACTTCATTCCATTctatttttagaataatttcaaaatctaatttttcaGTTTAGAACAAAAAGGGTGGTCCATGATTTTTATAGATGCAAGAAAAAATGACTGCATGTAGGTGTTTTGATATTAtcatttcttaaaaatttaaataaaaataaagtggaTCAATTTGGTACTCTAGGTCGCTTTTCACATTTTGACCTATCAGGATGTACAGATAACCTTTTTGATACTTCTAATGACTAAGATGAGTTTTTCTATTGGGGATTTTCCAGGTTGAATTATGCTTTCTACTTCTTAGTTGAATTGTGAACAatactaaaccctaaacaaataCTGATAAGCaaactatttaatttaattgtataaaatcaatttttaaggTGAAGTGTTGTATCCAcccatatattatataattttcttttacataacaatcgaattaaaatattttatagtgaTTTACTTAAATATTGTAATATTATAATCTATGAGATTCAGACATGTCTTTTAAATGGTCACTCAGAACATTTATccgtgttcaattcaaaaaatatttgttaaatttctaACAATTCAgttctaatataatttttaaaagaaaaaatacattaattttttaaaaattcaaatttattatataaatttttattataattataaaaataaaaaataaatccttTTGAATTAGTCGTAAAAAAACATTtgtttacttaaaaaaaataaaacatacttatacacataaatatttattatcaatttatataatttataattatataatatatagatctgtatTTCCGtgtgttatattttaaaaatcatagatataaaatattttaaaaattataaatatcttCATATCTGTGTCTATTCGATAATTTTATTTAGTACACTGTGAGTAAATCTCAAATTTAAAccagagaaaaaaaatcaatacgAAACACATATTTAACTTTTGTTATCGTGTTTAATTAAGTCCTTCCCATCATTTTGTAACTTTTAATATACTTCAACTAAGAGTAGAAAAGTGTACTAGTAACactttctgaaaacaagaaCAAGTATAAGCAAAACATCATTGCATTAGCATGCCTGACCTTATTACATTCGGAAGTTTTCTAATAAGAAAGCACCAAATTGCTTTCTCCTACATGAAGCAAAATTACAACATTACAGGAAGCAAGAGACTTCCACACATACAAAAACCAATTTGCACATGGACTAAGCCAATGTCGTCTCAATGTGCACCTTTCTCCACCTCTGTATAACAAGCACAACACCAATATATACACACAAATCCACAATCATCCCAAGAGGCTTTCAACCACATGGTGTGTTGTGTTCATCTGCAACTTCACCTTGGTAAAGCCAAATTAATGCCTGTGGTCATCTACACATGTAAACTTAGCTTCAATAAATCAATATGGAACCTTTATTCCACTTATTTTCAGGCCTTGAAAATGATCAGGTGCAAATGGCCTCCACTGAGAGCTTTTTCATGACACTTGGACATGGATCTCCTCCAAAAATTTCAGGAGCCACTGTCACTGTGCACCAGCTTTGCCCAACACAATTCTGCAACAATAAAGTCATAATCAAATAATGTAGTCAGTACCATAAACTTGAAATTGAGCACTTGGCCTGCAGGATTAAACTTAATTTACACAACACTTAGAACAAAAATTGTTGGTTTTTCCTAACTGTTGACAAGGGTAGGCTTCTTTGGTTGGTTTTGAGATAAGGAATAACTGGTAGTTTTTTCTGTTGAGAGTTTAGAATAGATTGGGGTATGAAGTACTATCTTATCTGTTTTCttcttgtataagggttgagtgATCTCTGAAGTaatccatatttatttattgtttcttgctgataaaaaaaaacttagaccAAAAATGATGTTTCTCGGATATTTTAAAGCTTAGAAGAAACCATCCCAGAAAAGCATTGAACAAGTACAATACAATACCTTCTGGAAAGCATCATATGACTTGTGAGCATGACAACTTCCTTCCCGGTAGCTTCCACAAGATCCTACTGGAGTGCCAAAGCTAGCAAACTTGATTGATGAGATTTTTTGTCCAGGACCACATGACAAATGTGCCTTTGGTCTCACAGGACTTCTGACTTTGCCAGAAGCTTGCATCTCATAACTAACAAGATTTGGCTGCCACTCATAGATATCAGCACATACACTGTCAATATCCCTTCTAACCAAAAAGATCCCGTTCGGATCCCCGCCCAGTTCCTCGAACACAACCAATAAATTTCCGGTTGGCTTCAGCCAAGAATGAGGAACATGGTACCTGAAATTATGAGCCAGCAGCACTTAGTATAACAATGGTTTCTAACCAACATTCAACAAAATTCAAGAACAAGGTAGACATTTCTCACCATCGTTGAGAAGCCTCGCCACAGTTACTTGCACATTTTTTCTCATTGTAAGTCCCTGCATAGTTACAATAACCACAGGAACCAGATGCTTTGTAAGCAGGCCAGTAGCGACCCAGACTTTGTCCATTTATCCACACTTGACCTTTCCCCATGCTGGCCATGTCTAAAGCCAATGGTGCAACCCCAACTGGGGCATCAAAGGTAGTCTGTAAAAGAATAGAAAGGACATTACTTTTACTGCCAAAATAATGGTCCCttttcttgcattgacactCAATTATGTTAACAAACTCCCAGTAAACACATCAATCATTTGTGTCTTCTAGCTCATTTTTTgttaaatagtaaaaaaaaagtttcatgAAGTCCTTGGCTGACCCCAGAATCAATGAACAGAGGGTAGTATAGAGGTATCACAATACTCACTTTGTACCATGTCAATGGCTgtcttttagaaactaaataccCCTGAAGCCACTCAACAGAGGAACTTCCACTAAGAGAATGTAGATTCAAGGCTTCACCTTTAAGACCAACCTAAAACAAGCATTGAAATGAATCTCAATCAAACTGAAGCAATAATGAGAAAGAGAAAGCAAAGAGAACGTTTGATAAACCTTGTATGACCACTTCTGCCAAGTTAAGTCTCTTCTCCCCTCATTGAGACCACTTAATGTTATTGGACCAAGAACACCAGCATTCCATCTTTCAAAATGTGGACCAACATTCTGCATGCCAATAACAAGGTAgcagataaataaatatagccATGTTTGGAAGTACAGAGGTGCATCTGATCTGACAATATCATTTAGTCATGTCATGCAAGTGTGTACATGCAGTGTTCACACAAGAGAAGGACAGAGAGAACAAACCGGAAGCCCAACTGCAACACTTAAAAGGGAGATTTTGTTAACACCAGCTCTGAGCCTCACACTTTCGCTAAAGGTTAGTTTGGGGGACTCTAAGCTTCCATATGCAGTTCCTGACCACAAGAAGATAAATAGTAGGTTCAGTGTACCAAAGATGAAGCAAAATAAAATAGTGACCCATGACAGAAGAATGAAAAGATATAAGACAAATTAGTTATTGGTTACCTGAGAGCtgattgttgataaaaacatGCAAAGCATGGCCAGCAGATAAAACTGTAAGAAAAGGATTCTTTCCATTCCTTAAAAATTCTTCATTGGGATTGATCACAACACTGCCAAGAAAAGGAACAGGATAAGTATTCATCGTCTAGAAACTTAAATGAGctaatatatcaataattttatagCCATAATGGTTAAGAGAAACAAAAGTAAGAACATTGCATAGTTATAGGTCACACTCACTCTGTGGAGTACCACAAGTAGTCAGACAAATCTCTGGTTGCATTTATCTGCTCCAACAGGCCACTCACAGTGAAGGAACTATCATCAGTAGTGGTTGTCTCTTCATTAAACGCTTTCCAAGATAGTCCTCCATGAATAGGAACACGACTCATCTTCATTGTTGTGCTCTGAGAACCAACCTGAAAAGAGATTTTGAATTATCATTATTTCTGAAATCTTCAGTTGAAGAGTTattgaaaatgaaatttgtTTCTAACAAGAGCCAGAGAAGGTAAGTAAAAGACTCCAAAAAAGACataatttttctcttttgtgTGCTTACTTTCACAGAGCAAAAAGTTCAGAATAACTACAacttatataattgattattgaaaaaaaatacccAGTCCAACTAAATAGTGTATATTTGGTCATGCTTCACAGAAATAAAATCTCCATCATAAGATCGTTTATCCCATCTCTAGTAATCTGAAATTAAAGTTGGTTTAAATTGTCTCACCCTTGCAGTGTTATAAACAGTGTGCTTGCAGTTAGGAAGAATGCTAATAGACCAAGGAGGTAAATTGTAATGCTGATTTCCAAATGCAACCGTTGCATAAGATTGCGGGTTATAGTTTGCAAGGAATGCAGCACAAGCTCCAGACTTTGATCTAAAGACATGAGCCTGTACATTGGTTATGAAAGTTGAAAGTTTAGACTAGTTACAAAGAAGATTCAAAAATAATTCTCAGAGAACTAAATAAAGTTATACCTCTTCATAGTTTCCAAGCCGTTGTACAGTAGGATCTCCTGATATCAAAGCAGGTTCACAGAGTTTTATTGCTCTGTGTAAATCTTTCAGATGACCCCACTTTGGCTGTCTAGCCAGTCCTGCATAGAACACATTAAATAACTAAAAACCTTtcatgaaaaacaaa harbors:
- the LOC137818096 gene encoding transmembrane 9 superfamily member 7 — protein: MKKKMMASTAISVVFAALFLFSSVHSFYLPGVAPRDFQIGDPLSVKVNKLSSTKTQLPYDYYFLKYCEPSKILNNAENLGEVLRGDRIENSVYAFQMRKEQSCTVVCHKTLEAESAKSFKEKIDDEYRVNMILDNLPVAVRRQRRDGSQSTTYEHGFRVGFKGNYQGSKEEKYFINNHLSFRVMYHKDPETGSARIVGFEVTPNSINHEYKEWNDKDPQVTTCNKDTKNLMQGSTVPQEVDTGKDIVFTYDVSFKESDIKWASRWDTYLLMNDDQIHWFSIINSLMIVLFLSGMVAMIMMRTLYRDIANYNQLETQDEAQEETGWKLVHGDVFRPPVNSNLLCVYVGTGVQIFAMTVVTMVFALLGFLSPSNRGGLMTAMVLLWVFMGLFAGYSSARLYKMFKGTEWKRNTLKTAFMFPGILFAVFFVLNALIWGEQSSGAVPFGTMFALVCLWFGISVPLVFVGSYLGFKKPTIEDPVKTNKIPRQVPEQAWYMKPVFSILIGGILPFGAVFIELFFILTSIWLNQFYYIFGFLFIVFVILLITCAEITIVLCYFQLCSEDYNWWWRSYLTAGSSALYLFLYSIFYFFTKLEISKLVSGILYFGYMIIVSYAFFVLTGTIGFYACFWFVRKIYSSVKID
- the LOC137819686 gene encoding beta-galactosidase 1-like, which codes for MSFNKLIVWNVPLLLVVVVAWSLIGHASASVSYDHKAITINGQRKILLSGSIHYPRSTPEMWPDLIQKAKEGGLDVIQTYVFWNGHEPSRGKYYFGGNYDLVRFIKLVQQAGLYVNLRIGPYVCAEWNFGGFPVWLKYIPGINFRTDNGPFKFEMEKFTKKIVDMMKAERLFESQGGPIIISQIENEYGPLEYEVGAPGRAYTQWAAHMAVGLGTGVPWIMCKQDDAPDPIVNTCNGFYCDYFSPNKAYKPKMWTEAWTGWFTEFGGAVPHRPAEDLAFSIARFIQKGGSYVNYYMYHGGTNFGRTAGGPFIATSYDYDAPLDEYGLARQPKWGHLKDLHRAIKLCEPALISGDPTVQRLGNYEEAHVFRSKSGACAAFLANYNPQSYATVAFGNQHYNLPPWSISILPNCKHTVYNTARVGSQSTTMKMSRVPIHGGLSWKAFNEETTTTDDSSFTVSGLLEQINATRDLSDYLWYSTDVVINPNEEFLRNGKNPFLTVLSAGHALHVFINNQLSGTAYGSLESPKLTFSESVRLRAGVNKISLLSVAVGLPNVGPHFERWNAGVLGPITLSGLNEGRRDLTWQKWSYKVGLKGEALNLHSLSGSSSVEWLQGYLVSKRQPLTWYKTTFDAPVGVAPLALDMASMGKGQVWINGQSLGRYWPAYKASGSCGYCNYAGTYNEKKCASNCGEASQRWYHVPHSWLKPTGNLLVVFEELGGDPNGIFLVRRDIDSVCADIYEWQPNLVSYEMQASGKVRSPVRPKAHLSCGPGQKISSIKFASFGTPVGSCGSYREGSCHAHKSYDAFQKNCVGQSWCTVTVAPEIFGGDPCPSVMKKLSVEAICT